A genomic region of Mustela erminea isolate mMusErm1 chromosome 12, mMusErm1.Pri, whole genome shotgun sequence contains the following coding sequences:
- the FBXW2 gene encoding F-box/WD repeat-containing protein 2 isoform X2, whose protein sequence is MERKDFETWLDNISVTFLSLTDLQKNETLDHLISLSGAVQLRHLSNNLETLLKRDFLKLLPLELSFYLLKWLDPQTLLTCCLVSKQWNKVISACTEVWQTACKNLGWQIDDSVQDALHWKKVYLKAILRMKQLEDHEAFETSSLIGHSARVYALYYKDGLLCTVFSVDYNDELDILVSGSADFTVKVWALSAGTCLNTLTGHTEWVTKVVLQKCKVKSLLHSPGDYILLSADKYEIKIWPIGREINCKCLKTLSVSEDRSICLQPRLHFDGKYIVCSSALGLYQWDFASYDILRVIKTPEIANLALLGFGDIFALLFDNRYLYIMDLRTESLISRWPLPEYRKSKRGSSFLAGEASWLNGLDGHNDTGLVFATSMPDHSIHLVLWKEHG, encoded by the exons ATGGAGAGAAAGGACTTTGAGACATGGCTTGATAACATTTCTgttacatttctttctctgacggacttgcagaaaaatgaaactctggATCACCTGATTAGTCTGAGTGGGGCAGTCCAGCTCAGGCATCTCTCCAATAACCTGGAGACTCTCCTCAAGCGGGACTTCCTCAAACTCCTTCCCCTGGagctcagtttttatttgttaaaatggcTCGATCCTCAGACTTTACTCACATGCTGCCTCGTCTCTAAACAGTGGAATAAGGTGATAAGTGCCTGTACAGAGGTGTGGCAGACTGCGTGTAAAAATTTGGGCTGGCAGATAGATGATTCTGTTCAGGACGCTTTGCACTggaagaaggtttatttgaagGCTATTTTGAGAATGAAGCAACTGGAGGACCATGAAGCCTTTGAGACCTCATCATTAATTGGACACAGTGCCAGAGTGTATGCACTTTACTATAAAGATGGACTTCTCTGTACAG TGTTTAGCGTTGACTACAATGATGAACTGGATATCTTGGTGAGTGGCTCTGCAGACTTCACTGTGAAAGTATGGGCTCTATCTGCTGGGACATGCCTGAACACACTCACCGGGCACACGGAATGGGTCACCAAG GTGGTTTTGCAAAAGTGTAAAGTCAAGTCTCTTTTGCACAGCCCTGGAGACTACATACTCTTAAGTGCGGACAAATATGAGATCAAG atTTGGCCAATTGGGAGAGAAATCAACTGCAAGTGCTTGAAGACATTGTCTGTCTCCGAGGATAGGAGTATCTGTCTGCAGCCAAGACTTCATTTTGATGGCAAATATATTGTCTGTAGTTCAGCACTGGGTCTCTACCAGTGGGACTTTGCCAGTTATGATATTCTCAG GGTCATCAAGACTCCTGAGATAGCAAACTTGGCCTTACTTGGCTTTGGAGATATCTTTGCCCTGCTGTTTGACAACCGCTACCTGTACATCATGGACTTGCGGACAGAGAGCCTGATTAGCCGCTGGCCTCTGCCAGAGTACCGGAAATCAAAGAGAGGCTCGAGCTTCCTGGCAGGCGAAGCGTCCTGGCTCAATGGATTGGATGGGCACAATGACACGGGCTTGGTGTTTGCCACCAGCATGCCTGACCACAGTATTCACCTGGTGTTGTGGAAGGAGCACGGCTGA
- the FBXW2 gene encoding F-box/WD repeat-containing protein 2 isoform X1, whose product MERKDFETWLDNISVTFLSLTDLQKNETLDHLISLSGAVQLRHLSNNLETLLKRDFLKLLPLELSFYLLKWLDPQTLLTCCLVSKQWNKVISACTEVWQTACKNLGWQIDDSVQDALHWKKVYLKAILRMKQLEDHEAFETSSLIGHSARVYALYYKDGLLCTGSDDLSAKLWDVSTGQCVYGIQTHTCAAVKFDEQKLVTGSFDNTVACWEWSSGARTQHFRGHTGAVFSVDYNDELDILVSGSADFTVKVWALSAGTCLNTLTGHTEWVTKVVLQKCKVKSLLHSPGDYILLSADKYEIKIWPIGREINCKCLKTLSVSEDRSICLQPRLHFDGKYIVCSSALGLYQWDFASYDILRVIKTPEIANLALLGFGDIFALLFDNRYLYIMDLRTESLISRWPLPEYRKSKRGSSFLAGEASWLNGLDGHNDTGLVFATSMPDHSIHLVLWKEHG is encoded by the exons ATGGAGAGAAAGGACTTTGAGACATGGCTTGATAACATTTCTgttacatttctttctctgacggacttgcagaaaaatgaaactctggATCACCTGATTAGTCTGAGTGGGGCAGTCCAGCTCAGGCATCTCTCCAATAACCTGGAGACTCTCCTCAAGCGGGACTTCCTCAAACTCCTTCCCCTGGagctcagtttttatttgttaaaatggcTCGATCCTCAGACTTTACTCACATGCTGCCTCGTCTCTAAACAGTGGAATAAGGTGATAAGTGCCTGTACAGAGGTGTGGCAGACTGCGTGTAAAAATTTGGGCTGGCAGATAGATGATTCTGTTCAGGACGCTTTGCACTggaagaaggtttatttgaagGCTATTTTGAGAATGAAGCAACTGGAGGACCATGAAGCCTTTGAGACCTCATCATTAATTGGACACAGTGCCAGAGTGTATGCACTTTACTATAAAGATGGACTTCTCTGTACAG GGTCAGATGACTTGTCTGCAAAACTGTGGGATGTGAGCACAGGACAGTGTGTTTATGGCATCCAGACCCACACTTGTGCAGCAGTGAAATTTGATGAGCAGAAGCTTGTGACAGGCTCCTTTGACAACACTGTGGCCTGCTGGGAATGGAGTTCCGGAGCCAGGACCCAGCACTTCCGGGGGCACACAGGGGCGG TGTTTAGCGTTGACTACAATGATGAACTGGATATCTTGGTGAGTGGCTCTGCAGACTTCACTGTGAAAGTATGGGCTCTATCTGCTGGGACATGCCTGAACACACTCACCGGGCACACGGAATGGGTCACCAAG GTGGTTTTGCAAAAGTGTAAAGTCAAGTCTCTTTTGCACAGCCCTGGAGACTACATACTCTTAAGTGCGGACAAATATGAGATCAAG atTTGGCCAATTGGGAGAGAAATCAACTGCAAGTGCTTGAAGACATTGTCTGTCTCCGAGGATAGGAGTATCTGTCTGCAGCCAAGACTTCATTTTGATGGCAAATATATTGTCTGTAGTTCAGCACTGGGTCTCTACCAGTGGGACTTTGCCAGTTATGATATTCTCAG GGTCATCAAGACTCCTGAGATAGCAAACTTGGCCTTACTTGGCTTTGGAGATATCTTTGCCCTGCTGTTTGACAACCGCTACCTGTACATCATGGACTTGCGGACAGAGAGCCTGATTAGCCGCTGGCCTCTGCCAGAGTACCGGAAATCAAAGAGAGGCTCGAGCTTCCTGGCAGGCGAAGCGTCCTGGCTCAATGGATTGGATGGGCACAATGACACGGGCTTGGTGTTTGCCACCAGCATGCCTGACCACAGTATTCACCTGGTGTTGTGGAAGGAGCACGGCTGA